The Corynebacterium tuberculostearicum genome window below encodes:
- the rsgA gene encoding ribosome small subunit-dependent GTPase A yields MARRFGSFDESDVRVRPGKGSRPRTKDRPKHKNAKFGMVITKDRGRWGVALDDGPRVTAMRARELGRTAIEVGDRVGVVGDTSGKKDTLARIVKLEERTSVLRRTADDTDPYERIVVANADQMLIVTAVADPPPRSGFVERALIAAFVGNIHPILCLTKTDLTDPAPFAAEFADLDVTVVEAGVEDGLEAVRHHIDGHVTALIGHSGVGKSTLVNRLVPDADRETGEVSGVGKGRHTSTQSVALPLPAEDAFTGGWIIDTPGIRSFGLAHVDADDVLGVFEDLAAAIEDCPRGCTHMGPPADPECGLDDPALIPPDTASARRRDAVRGLLEALRTNVEWEN; encoded by the coding sequence ATGGCTAGGCGTTTCGGCTCTTTCGATGAATCCGACGTGCGCGTGCGCCCCGGCAAGGGCTCACGGCCGCGCACTAAGGACCGCCCCAAGCACAAAAATGCTAAGTTCGGCATGGTCATCACCAAGGACCGCGGGCGCTGGGGCGTAGCACTAGACGACGGCCCGCGGGTCACCGCCATGCGCGCCCGCGAGCTGGGACGCACCGCCATCGAGGTGGGCGACCGCGTGGGCGTGGTGGGCGATACCTCCGGCAAGAAGGACACCCTAGCGCGCATTGTGAAGCTGGAAGAGCGCACCTCGGTCCTCCGGCGCACGGCCGATGACACCGACCCTTATGAGCGCATCGTGGTGGCGAATGCGGACCAGATGCTCATCGTCACCGCCGTGGCCGATCCGCCGCCGCGCTCTGGGTTTGTCGAGCGCGCCCTCATTGCCGCGTTTGTGGGCAATATCCACCCCATCCTGTGCCTGACCAAAACCGATCTCACGGATCCTGCCCCCTTCGCGGCCGAGTTCGCCGATCTCGATGTCACGGTGGTGGAAGCCGGCGTCGAGGACGGACTTGAGGCGGTGCGCCACCACATCGACGGCCACGTCACCGCGCTCATCGGACATTCCGGCGTGGGTAAATCCACCCTGGTCAACCGACTGGTACCGGATGCGGATAGGGAGACGGGGGAAGTATCGGGCGTCGGCAAGGGCAGGCACACCTCCACCCAATCGGTGGCGCTCCCGCTCCCCGCCGAGGATGCATTCACCGGCGGCTGGATTATCGATACTCCAGGCATCCGTTCCTTTGGCCTCGCACACGTGGATGCCGATGACGTGCTAGGCGTCTTTGAAGACCTTGCCGCAGCCATCGAGGACTGCCCCCGCGGTTGTACGCACATGGGCCCGCCTGCGGATCCAGAATGCGGCCTCGATGACCCTGCGCTTATCCCCCCTGATACCGCCAGTGCGCGGCGGCGCGATGCGGTGCGCGGCCTACTCGAGGCCCTGCGCACCAACGTGGAGTGGGAAAATTAG
- the aroA gene encoding 3-phosphoshikimate 1-carboxyvinyltransferase, translating into MPSIMDDMSQPWSAPQAAGPITWAQHVPGSKSITNRAFILAALADGPSTLRAPLVSRDSQLMEKALESMGVRFEHEGEDIHVTPGPLKGATVDCGLAGTVMRFIPPVAALADGAVLVDGDEQAYARPMSTTLDALRQLGVEVDGDSLPFSVRSHRVPEGGEVTIDASGSSQFVSGLLLAGARFKRGITVTHKGAPLPSMPHVEMTVGMLRQAGVRVDSGENTWTVHPGPIAGREWTIEPDLSNATPFLAAAAVTGGRVTIKRWPANTTQPGDAIRHILVDMGVMVTQEPGFVTAKGAKDGALQGIERNMGDTGELTPTVAALCALADTPSTLTGIAHLRGHETDRLKALADNINALGGKVTELTDGLHIDPAPLHGGEWPCYADHRMATAGAIIGLRVPGVEVEDIATTAKTLPGFDRMWETMVDPEQQESNG; encoded by the coding sequence ATGCCCTCTATTATGGACGATATGTCTCAACCTTGGTCCGCCCCGCAAGCGGCAGGCCCCATTACGTGGGCCCAGCACGTGCCGGGCTCGAAGTCTATTACCAACCGCGCTTTCATTCTGGCGGCGTTGGCCGATGGCCCTTCTACCCTGCGCGCGCCGCTCGTCTCACGCGATTCGCAGCTGATGGAAAAGGCCCTAGAATCTATGGGCGTGCGCTTCGAGCACGAGGGCGAGGATATCCACGTCACCCCAGGCCCGCTTAAGGGTGCCACGGTGGACTGCGGCCTGGCCGGCACGGTCATGCGCTTTATCCCGCCGGTTGCGGCCCTAGCGGATGGCGCCGTGCTTGTCGACGGCGACGAGCAGGCCTACGCCCGCCCCATGTCCACCACCCTGGATGCACTGCGCCAGCTCGGCGTCGAGGTGGACGGCGATAGCCTGCCTTTTAGCGTGCGCTCGCACAGAGTGCCGGAAGGCGGCGAGGTCACTATCGACGCCTCTGGATCCTCGCAGTTCGTCTCCGGACTCCTGCTGGCCGGTGCGCGCTTTAAAAGAGGCATTACCGTCACCCACAAAGGCGCTCCCCTGCCCTCCATGCCGCACGTGGAGATGACCGTAGGCATGCTACGCCAAGCCGGCGTACGCGTGGATTCCGGCGAGAATACCTGGACCGTGCACCCCGGTCCGATCGCAGGCCGAGAGTGGACCATCGAGCCGGATCTATCCAATGCCACGCCCTTCCTTGCCGCCGCTGCCGTCACCGGCGGCCGCGTGACCATCAAACGCTGGCCTGCCAATACCACCCAGCCGGGCGACGCCATTCGCCATATTTTGGTGGATATGGGCGTCATGGTCACCCAAGAGCCGGGCTTTGTCACTGCCAAGGGCGCCAAAGACGGCGCGCTGCAGGGCATCGAGCGCAACATGGGCGATACTGGCGAGCTCACCCCTACCGTCGCGGCGTTGTGCGCCCTAGCAGACACTCCCTCTACCCTTACCGGCATAGCGCACCTGCGCGGCCACGAGACCGACCGTTTGAAGGCGCTGGCGGATAATATCAACGCCCTCGGTGGCAAGGTCACCGAGCTTACCGACGGCCTACACATCGACCCCGCCCCTCTCCACGGCGGAGAGTGGCCGTGCTACGCGGATCACCGCATGGCCACCGCGGGCGCGATTATCGGCCTGCGGGTACCGGGCGTAGAGGTAGAAGACATTGCCACCACCGCGAAGACCCTGCCCGGCTTCGACCGCATGTGGGAGACAATGGTGGACCCCGAGCAACAGGAGAGCAATGGCTAG
- a CDS encoding SOS response-associated peptidase → MCGRFVLFTESLLDEVGALPGITEVHAPQGTPGPRYNIAPTQPVAMVRVRESLAQVDPARWALLPHWKKDLDGPPLFNARAETVATKPSFRHAFKGQRCLIPMNGYYEWHQEAGGKQPYFVRAEEGLLWAAGLWDTGLDRLSATIVTTAATEEMEWLHHRLPRFLAAEEMRTWLEGSPEEAAELLLPTPLRGFHTHPADKAVGSVSNDYPELLGE, encoded by the coding sequence ATGTGCGGAAGATTCGTTCTTTTTACCGAGTCCCTTCTCGATGAAGTGGGCGCGCTGCCCGGAATTACTGAGGTCCATGCCCCACAAGGCACCCCAGGCCCGCGCTACAATATTGCGCCCACCCAGCCGGTGGCGATGGTGCGCGTGCGCGAAAGTCTCGCCCAAGTCGACCCTGCGCGGTGGGCACTGCTGCCGCACTGGAAGAAGGACTTGGACGGCCCGCCGCTGTTTAACGCCCGGGCGGAAACGGTGGCCACCAAACCCTCCTTCCGGCATGCCTTTAAAGGGCAGCGCTGCCTTATCCCCATGAACGGCTACTACGAATGGCACCAGGAAGCAGGCGGCAAGCAGCCCTATTTCGTCCGCGCGGAAGAGGGCCTGTTGTGGGCGGCAGGCCTGTGGGACACCGGCCTAGACCGCCTGTCTGCCACGATTGTCACCACTGCAGCTACGGAAGAAATGGAGTGGCTGCACCACCGCCTGCCACGCTTCTTGGCGGCCGAAGAAATGCGTACCTGGCTGGAGGGTAGCCCCGAAGAAGCCGCTGAGCTGCTCTTGCCGACGCCCCTGCGTGGCTTCCACACCCACCCCGCCGACAAGGCTGTGGGCAGCGTATCCAACGATTATCCGGAGCTACTCGGCGAGTAG
- the ybaK gene encoding Cys-tRNA(Pro) deacylase has product MSKKSPHAATPALKVVEDAGVDHHVYTFEAGKEHFGDHAAAALEVEPERVLKTLVIDLTAGKGPKRKLAVCVIPTTHHLSLKKAAAAHGVSKAAMADPHDASKSSGYIPGGISPLGQKNALPTVIEETAVLFDTVFISGGRRGLDIELNAEDLAKLCSASFADLLAE; this is encoded by the coding sequence ATGTCTAAAAAGTCCCCGCATGCAGCCACCCCAGCGCTCAAAGTCGTGGAAGACGCCGGCGTAGACCACCATGTGTACACCTTTGAGGCGGGCAAGGAGCACTTCGGCGATCACGCCGCGGCGGCCCTCGAGGTAGAGCCGGAACGCGTACTCAAAACCCTGGTCATCGATTTAACGGCAGGCAAAGGACCCAAGCGGAAGTTGGCGGTGTGCGTAATCCCTACCACCCACCACCTGAGCCTCAAGAAAGCCGCGGCCGCCCACGGCGTTTCTAAGGCCGCCATGGCGGATCCGCACGACGCGTCCAAGTCATCCGGATATATTCCCGGCGGCATTTCCCCGCTGGGCCAGAAGAACGCGCTGCCCACGGTCATTGAGGAAACCGCCGTGCTTTTCGATACCGTCTTTATTTCCGGCGGGCGCCGCGGGCTGGATATCGAGCTCAATGCGGAAGATCTTGCAAAGCTGTGCTCTGCCAGCTTTGCCGATCTACTCGCCGAGTAG
- a CDS encoding sigma-70 family RNA polymerase sigma factor gives MSKETISEKELQRRFEAEALPLLDQLYGGALRMTRNPQDAEDLVQETYLKAYKSFRSFKQGTNLKAWLYRIMTNNYINSYRKAKRRPTESSADDLSDFQLYTTAGHDSTGLESAEVAALKDMPNATISEAMNDLPDDYRMVVYYADVEGLAYKEIAEIMDTPLGTVMSRLHRGRKLLRKALKDVAREQGIGLEHPDMEEK, from the coding sequence GTGTCTAAAGAAACAATCAGCGAAAAGGAGCTGCAGCGCCGCTTCGAAGCGGAAGCGCTGCCCCTGCTAGACCAGCTCTACGGCGGTGCCCTGCGCATGACGCGCAACCCGCAAGATGCTGAGGACCTCGTGCAGGAGACCTACCTCAAGGCCTATAAGTCCTTTCGTTCCTTCAAGCAAGGTACAAACCTTAAGGCTTGGCTGTATCGCATCATGACCAATAACTACATCAACTCCTACCGCAAGGCGAAGCGCCGGCCCACGGAGTCCTCGGCCGATGACCTGAGCGATTTTCAGCTCTATACCACTGCGGGACACGATTCCACTGGCCTGGAATCCGCCGAGGTAGCTGCGCTTAAGGACATGCCAAACGCCACCATTTCAGAGGCCATGAATGACCTGCCCGATGACTACCGGATGGTGGTGTACTACGCGGATGTAGAGGGCTTGGCGTATAAAGAAATTGCAGAAATCATGGATACTCCGCTGGGCACGGTGATGTCCCGGTTGCACCGGGGAAGAAAATTGCTCCGGAAAGCGTTGAAAGACGTGGCACGAGAACAAGGCATTGGATTAGAACACCCAGACATGGAGGAGAAGTAA
- a CDS encoding anti-sigma factor has protein sequence MDRATEHNCGACSSPEVQALLCELLDESTTYARALAIREHIAQCDFCQQRLESEEIIRSLVRNCCNRQAKAPQALRRRISVEITRIDTAW, from the coding sequence ATGGACCGCGCAACGGAACACAACTGTGGTGCGTGTAGCTCCCCAGAGGTACAGGCCCTCCTGTGCGAGCTTCTCGATGAATCGACCACCTATGCCCGCGCACTCGCTATCCGCGAGCACATCGCCCAGTGCGATTTCTGTCAGCAGCGCCTCGAGAGCGAGGAGATTATCCGCTCCCTGGTGCGCAACTGCTGTAACCGCCAGGCCAAGGCGCCGCAGGCACTGCGCCGCCGCATTTCTGTAGAGATCACCCGCATCGACACGGCGTGGTAG
- a CDS encoding 50S ribosomal protein bL37: MSKRGRKRKDRRKKSANHGKRPGA, encoded by the coding sequence ATGAGCAAGCGTGGTCGCAAGCGCAAGGATCGCCGCAAGAAGTCCGCTAATCACGGCAAGCGTCCTGGCGCATAA
- a CDS encoding WhiB family transcriptional regulator, translating to MDWRHEAVCRDEDPELFFPVGNSGPALTQIAKAKLVCNRCPVASSCLKWALESGLDAGVWGGLSEEERRALKRRRNRGRGRARVSA from the coding sequence ATGGATTGGCGCCACGAAGCTGTTTGCCGCGACGAAGACCCCGAGCTGTTCTTCCCAGTAGGCAATTCTGGTCCTGCACTTACCCAAATCGCTAAGGCCAAGCTGGTCTGCAACCGCTGCCCTGTTGCCTCTTCCTGCCTGAAGTGGGCGCTGGAATCCGGCCTGGACGCCGGTGTCTGGGGCGGCCTGTCTGAAGAGGAGCGCCGCGCCCTCAAGCGTCGCCGTAACCGCGGCCGTGGCCGCGCCCGCGTTTCCGCTTAA
- a CDS encoding Rv3212 family protein, producing MTKAPILRSTPADWKATGIIAVVCAIAVGGAAITANINQAHLSQAAVPGDKDAPALADVPEALHESFSLPNEPVPGQYRAVSAHGLTITHADHTLTATNPDGSEAWTYERTDADLCSLSTAWGKIVASYKTGVGCGDTVAIEAATGEYDSTRSAVNSEEVVPVSSNDRVGTVSTDRIDLWRSDLVRTVEYGDVEAKQEPDKQPHEDCSISSALTRTENLALTESCPDKPGTTWLRFQDTTPDDSREPDIAADVDIATDDARLIAVGQKAAAIYRPGPHPTIESYGNKGEKLDSTSAEPSPDIDAATTPFAPATADLPHHMTWFDGSRLYLFKPSDLAVDHVVDDAIGTPIAVDEHMLVPTQAGIAVMDWSTGKTLRTIPVDRGSYDGPVYLTLAGDTIVESRSDQVVGLSAD from the coding sequence ATGACTAAAGCTCCCATTTTGCGCTCGACCCCCGCCGATTGGAAGGCTACCGGCATTATTGCCGTGGTTTGCGCCATCGCGGTCGGTGGGGCAGCTATTACCGCCAATATTAATCAAGCGCATCTCAGCCAAGCGGCCGTTCCTGGGGATAAGGATGCACCCGCGCTTGCCGACGTCCCCGAGGCCCTCCACGAGTCCTTCAGCCTCCCCAACGAACCAGTACCCGGCCAATACCGGGCGGTTTCGGCGCACGGCCTGACCATCACGCACGCCGATCACACGCTCACCGCCACCAACCCGGACGGCTCCGAGGCTTGGACTTATGAGCGCACGGACGCGGATCTGTGCTCGCTGTCTACTGCGTGGGGCAAAATCGTGGCGTCGTATAAAACCGGCGTGGGCTGCGGGGATACCGTGGCAATTGAGGCTGCGACCGGTGAGTATGACAGCACCCGCAGCGCCGTCAACTCGGAAGAGGTAGTACCCGTTTCCTCTAATGACCGGGTAGGAACGGTCTCCACTGACCGCATCGATTTGTGGCGCTCCGATTTGGTGCGCACCGTGGAATACGGTGATGTGGAGGCAAAGCAGGAGCCGGACAAGCAACCGCACGAGGACTGCTCGATTAGCTCCGCCCTTACCCGTACCGAGAATTTGGCACTGACCGAGTCCTGCCCCGATAAGCCGGGCACCACCTGGCTGCGCTTCCAGGACACCACCCCTGATGATTCCCGTGAGCCCGATATCGCCGCCGATGTGGACATAGCCACCGACGACGCCCGCCTTATCGCTGTGGGACAAAAGGCCGCCGCTATCTACCGCCCAGGCCCGCATCCCACAATCGAGTCCTATGGCAATAAGGGCGAAAAGCTGGACTCTACTTCGGCGGAGCCTTCTCCAGACATAGACGCGGCCACCACCCCGTTCGCCCCAGCAACCGCGGATCTGCCGCACCATATGACCTGGTTCGATGGTTCCCGCCTCTACCTCTTTAAACCGAGCGACCTCGCAGTGGATCACGTGGTAGATGATGCCATCGGCACCCCTATCGCCGTCGATGAGCATATGTTGGTACCTACCCAAGCGGGCATTGCTGTCATGGATTGGTCTACCGGCAAGACGCTGCGGACCATCCCGGTTGATCGCGGCAGCTACGACGGCCCCGTCTACCTCACCTTGGCGGGCGATACCATCGTGGAAAGCCGCAGCGATCAGGTCGTGGGCCTAAGCGCCGATTAA
- a CDS encoding DEAD/DEAH box helicase codes for MSDIKSQPPSFAELGVAAEICDGLASRGITRTFAIQELTLPIALSGQDLIGQARTGMGKTYGFGVPLLDRVFDDADIDELDGTPRALVVVPTRELAQQVTEDLQVAAAHLPVRLASIYGGRPYEEQIKKLNKGVDVIIGTPGRLIDLHERGNLQLDRVAILVLDEADEMLDLGFLPSVEAILKALDGNAHQTMLFSATMPGAILTLARRFMEKPIHIRAESGEQDFTHSSTRKVTFQAHRMDKVAVVAHALQGSGRGRTIIFARTKRAAAQLADDLARRGFHVGAVHGDLGQKSREKSLHAFRTGQVDILVATDIAARGIDVDDVTHVINYQVPDDPMTFVHRIGRTGRAGHTGTAITMVGYDELGKWQVINDELDLGEPNPPQWFSTSPELAQALDIPAEVEETVGPETKVVGQVPVREKSPTRTTARRGSSRRRRGGRR; via the coding sequence GTGTCTGACATAAAATCCCAGCCACCGAGCTTCGCGGAACTCGGCGTTGCGGCCGAAATCTGCGATGGTCTCGCCTCCCGTGGCATCACGCGTACTTTTGCAATCCAGGAATTAACCCTGCCCATCGCGCTATCTGGCCAGGACTTGATTGGCCAAGCGCGCACTGGCATGGGCAAGACCTATGGTTTTGGCGTGCCGCTTTTGGACCGCGTCTTTGATGACGCCGATATCGACGAGCTCGATGGCACCCCGCGCGCCCTCGTGGTGGTCCCCACCCGCGAGCTTGCCCAGCAGGTCACCGAGGACCTGCAGGTGGCTGCCGCCCACCTGCCCGTGCGCCTTGCCTCCATTTACGGCGGCCGTCCCTATGAGGAACAGATCAAAAAGCTCAACAAGGGCGTCGATGTCATCATTGGCACGCCTGGCCGATTGATCGATCTCCACGAGCGCGGCAATCTGCAACTAGATCGCGTGGCTATCTTGGTGCTCGATGAGGCCGACGAGATGCTGGACTTGGGCTTTTTACCCTCGGTGGAGGCTATCCTCAAGGCACTCGATGGCAATGCCCACCAAACCATGCTCTTTTCCGCCACGATGCCGGGCGCAATTTTGACGCTCGCCCGCCGGTTTATGGAAAAACCCATCCATATCCGCGCCGAATCCGGCGAACAGGATTTCACCCATTCCTCCACTCGCAAGGTCACCTTCCAGGCCCACCGCATGGATAAGGTTGCCGTCGTCGCCCACGCCCTGCAGGGCTCCGGCCGCGGGCGCACCATCATCTTCGCTCGCACCAAGCGCGCGGCCGCTCAGTTGGCCGATGATCTTGCCCGGCGCGGCTTCCACGTGGGCGCGGTCCACGGCGATCTGGGGCAAAAGTCGCGCGAGAAGTCGCTCCATGCCTTCCGCACCGGCCAGGTGGATATCTTGGTCGCCACCGATATTGCCGCCCGCGGCATCGACGTTGATGATGTCACCCACGTCATCAACTATCAGGTCCCGGATGATCCGATGACCTTTGTCCATCGCATTGGCCGCACGGGTCGCGCCGGCCATACGGGCACCGCTATCACCATGGTGGGCTATGATGAGCTGGGCAAATGGCAGGTTATTAATGATGAGCTGGATTTGGGTGAGCCGAATCCGCCGCAGTGGTTCTCCACGTCCCCGGAGCTGGCCCAGGCCCTAGACATCCCCGCGGAGGTAGAGGAAACTGTCGGCCCTGAGACCAAGGTCGTGGGCCAGGTGCCTGTCCGCGAGAAATCCCCCACCCGTACCACCGCACGCCGCGGCAGCTCCCGGCGCCGGCGAGGAGGCCGCCGATGA
- a CDS encoding DUF3107 domain-containing protein → MDIKFGFADTARELVISAAGDQAELTQKINSALADNSTLELEDDKGRKYLVRTDRVVYVEVGIAKKHAVGFAGA, encoded by the coding sequence ATGGATATCAAGTTTGGCTTCGCGGATACCGCTCGCGAGCTGGTCATTAGCGCTGCAGGTGACCAAGCCGAGCTGACGCAGAAGATCAACAGTGCCCTGGCGGATAACTCCACCCTGGAATTGGAAGATGACAAGGGCCGCAAGTACCTCGTGCGCACTGACCGCGTGGTCTACGTCGAGGTCGGCATTGCAAAGAAGCACGCCGTGGGATTCGCCGGCGCCTAA
- a CDS encoding DUF3152 domain-containing protein translates to MEKRENRHAHRSQGHAPDHPNAVVRFARQYGWWRVVAIPLMIALTIWFIVDIATASSSEEKEEATSEAAPTSTEKMGPDPADAAAVKREISEMPPGGSYTKQGKGTFHEVGEPGAVAGKGGEQKVRYSIEVEDGLNTAPYGGDESFAAMVEATLSDPRGWTAQKDFEFEHVAADAEPDTRIQLTSLGTAAERCGEKIETETSCHTTITGESTTIINEARWVRGATPFEGDMGNYRQYVINHELGHAIGYAAHQPCGGQGKLAPVMMQQTLDLNNKELHDRKPSEVYPDEDVTCSPNPWPYPNPNNKDPHQPE, encoded by the coding sequence ATGGAAAAAAGGGAGAATCGCCACGCTCACCGGAGCCAGGGCCATGCGCCGGACCACCCCAATGCGGTGGTCCGGTTTGCGCGTCAATATGGCTGGTGGCGCGTGGTGGCTATCCCCCTCATGATCGCGCTGACCATTTGGTTCATCGTCGATATCGCCACCGCCTCTTCCTCTGAAGAAAAGGAGGAAGCCACTAGCGAGGCTGCCCCAACGAGTACGGAGAAGATGGGCCCTGATCCTGCCGATGCTGCAGCGGTCAAGCGGGAAATCAGCGAGATGCCGCCCGGTGGCTCCTATACCAAGCAGGGCAAGGGCACCTTCCACGAGGTAGGCGAGCCTGGCGCCGTTGCGGGTAAGGGCGGCGAGCAAAAGGTGCGCTATTCCATCGAGGTAGAAGATGGCCTTAACACCGCACCGTATGGAGGCGATGAGTCTTTTGCCGCCATGGTGGAGGCCACCTTGTCTGACCCGCGTGGCTGGACCGCGCAGAAGGACTTTGAGTTCGAGCACGTGGCCGCTGATGCGGAACCGGATACCCGCATCCAGCTGACTTCGCTCGGCACCGCAGCAGAGCGCTGTGGCGAGAAGATTGAAACGGAAACCTCCTGCCACACCACCATTACGGGCGAGTCCACCACCATTATCAACGAGGCCCGCTGGGTGCGCGGCGCCACGCCTTTTGAAGGCGATATGGGCAATTATCGCCAGTACGTCATCAACCATGAGTTGGGTCATGCCATTGGCTATGCGGCCCACCAGCCGTGTGGCGGCCAAGGCAAGCTAGCGCCGGTCATGATGCAGCAGACCTTGGACCTTAACAACAAAGAATTGCACGATCGCAAGCCCAGCGAGGTCTATCCTGATGAGGACGTGACCTGCTCACCAAACCCGTGGCCTTATCCGAATCCGAATAATAAGGATCCCCACCAACCCGAATAG